From Zerene cesonia ecotype Mississippi unplaced genomic scaffold, Zerene_cesonia_1.1 Zces_u003, whole genome shotgun sequence, a single genomic window includes:
- the LOC119838448 gene encoding uncharacterized protein LOC119838448, with protein MDCFVKSHVEKEAIYEIYRSCRLCGGGAGYKMPIIQNVVNISTGDVELKDKIRECVQIEISQDDKMPPLICELCVDKIQDFYDFLEMCRRTNKRTRLRLGLPPQALVRDVPEAGDCILGITEPVYIKKETNTKKKGKVIEKGKDVKVKKEPEKGVKVKKVVIQVKQEKTKFLNRELQQLLKSSKSEEIEAELLRRGNRNLDKKQEKVQKAKAVSELEPKSILKKKDNTSSSVTLKRTRDKEVKRKSDVQTKKVKIVETPSPRMTRTSSVMINDDDGDGDEAIDQGKAPCRICRRKYHIGAPMTNHIMR; from the exons atggATTGTTTTGTGAAATCTCATGTTGAAAAAGAAgctatttatgaaatatatcgaTCATGTCGCTTATGTGGTGGAGGTGCGGGGTATAAAATGCcaattattcaaaatgttgTGAACATCAGTACAGGCGACGTGGaattaaaagacaaaataCGAGAATGCGTTCAAATTGAG atATCTCAAGATGATAAAATGCCGCCCCTGATTTGTGAATTGTGCGTGGATAAGATTCAGGATTTCTATGATTTCCTAGAGATGTGCAGACGGACTAACAAACGCACAAGATTGCGGTTGGGTCTACCCCCGCAAGCGTTAGTGAGAGATGTG CCAGAAGCCGGCGATTGCATCCTCGGCATAACAGAACCTGTTTATATCAAGAAGGAAACAAACACGAAGAAAAAGGGTAAAGTCATTGAGAAGGGGAAGGatgttaaagttaaaaaagaaCCGGAGAAAGGAGTTAAAGTTAAAAAGGTTGTTATACAAGTAAAG CAAGAAAAGACAAAATTTCTGAACAGGGAACTGCAGCAATTATTGAAGAGCTCGAAATCGGAGGAAATTGAAGCGGAACTTCTGCGACGCGGCAATAGGAACCTGGATAAAAAACAGGAGAAGGTTCAG AAGGCAAAAGCAGTCTCAGAGTTAGAACCAAAATCGATATTAAAAAAG AAAGACAATACATCATCAAGCGTGACTTTAAAAAGGACACGGGATAAGGAAGTTAAAAGGAAGTCCGATGTTCAAACTAAGAAAGTGAA AATAGTCGAAACACCATCACCCAGGATGACTCGCACATCCAGCGTCATGATCAACGATGATGATGGTGACGGTGATGAAGCAATTGACCAAGGGAAGGCGCCTTGCAGAATATGTAGGAGGAAATATCACATCGGCGCACCAATGACCAACCATATTATGAGG